One genomic region from Nostoc sphaeroides encodes:
- a CDS encoding carotenoid oxygenase family protein: MHTIEKKSTTKAWAGAIAKPAKEFPPTQLPIISGKIPDGLRGTLYRNGPARLERGGIRMGHWFDGDGAILAVNFTDAIATGVYRYVQTSGYQEEAAAGKLLTFRSETDISQEVPNAIARFDNKTETLTEADLGENRYPSEPIPAQDSQNPAQSWLLTVVYDGNSHTSEVWIFDSDRLDAEPLCKLGLPSVIPHGFHGTWNPA, translated from the coding sequence ATGCATACCATTGAGAAAAAGTCAACTACAAAAGCTTGGGCAGGTGCGATCGCTAAACCAGCAAAAGAATTCCCTCCTACCCAATTGCCAATTATCTCCGGCAAAATTCCAGATGGCTTGCGTGGCACACTTTACCGCAATGGCCCAGCACGGCTAGAACGCGGTGGCATTCGCATGGGACACTGGTTCGATGGAGATGGAGCAATTCTGGCTGTAAATTTTACTGATGCGATCGCAACCGGGGTTTATCGCTACGTGCAAACCTCTGGCTATCAAGAAGAAGCCGCAGCAGGTAAACTACTCACATTCCGTTCAGAAACAGATATTAGCCAAGAAGTACCAAATGCGATCGCCCGCTTCGACAACAAAACCGAAACCCTCACCGAAGCAGACTTAGGAGAAAACCGTTATCCTTCAGAACCCATCCCCGCCCAAGACAGCCAAAACCCTGCACAAAGTTGGCTACTAACCGTTGTCTACGATGGTAATTCTCATACTAGCGAAGTTTGGATATTTGATAGCGATCGCCTGGATGCCGAACCCCTTTGCAAACTAGGATTACCCAGCGTCATCCCCCACGGCTTCCACGGCACTTGGAACCCAGCCTAA
- a CDS encoding Uma2 family endonuclease — MQLQEKRHYSPTEYLELEVISEYRHEYIDGQIIPMTGGTPNHNQIAGNFYAALNFALKRQPYRVFIADQRLWIPKKRIHTYPDVMVVAGSLEFSEGRTDTITNPLVICEVLSKSTRSYDLDEKFAAYRTIPSFQEYVLIDQYKNHVEQYSKTDENKWIFSEYEEESNILTLSSIQFQIPLSDIYDKVDFEAKE, encoded by the coding sequence ATGCAATTACAAGAAAAACGCCATTATTCTCCCACAGAATACCTAGAACTAGAAGTCATTTCCGAGTATCGTCATGAATATATAGATGGTCAAATTATACCCATGACAGGTGGAACACCAAATCACAACCAAATAGCTGGTAATTTTTATGCAGCCCTCAATTTTGCTTTGAAGCGACAACCTTATCGAGTATTCATCGCCGATCAACGTCTATGGATTCCCAAAAAACGAATTCATACATATCCTGATGTCATGGTTGTTGCAGGTTCATTAGAATTTTCTGAGGGACGTACAGATACAATTACTAATCCCTTAGTGATTTGTGAAGTGCTATCCAAATCTACCAGAAGCTATGACCTAGATGAAAAATTTGCGGCTTATCGCACCATCCCCAGTTTTCAAGAATATGTTCTGATCGATCAATACAAAAATCATGTAGAACAGTATTCTAAAACTGACGAAAATAAATGGATTTTTTCAGAGTATGAAGAAGAGAGTAATATTTTAACACTATCCTCTATTCAATTTCAAATCCCTCTATCAGATATTTATGATAAAGTTGACTTTGAGGCTAAAGAATAA
- the miaB gene encoding tRNA (N6-isopentenyl adenosine(37)-C2)-methylthiotransferase MiaB, whose translation MTTSKRHYHITTFGCQMNKADSERMAGVLEDMGFEWSEDPNNADVILYNTCTIRDNAEQKVYSYLGRQAKRKHEQPDLTLIVAGCVAQQEGEALLRRVPELDLVMGPQHANRLKDLLESVFEGNQVVATESVHIIEDITQPRRDSKVTAWVNVIYGCNERCTYCVVPNVRGVEQSRIPSAIRAEMEELGRQGYKEITLLGQNIDAYGRDLPGTTAEGRHLHNFTDLLYYVHDVPGIERLRFATSHPRYFTERLIKACAELPKVCKHFHIPFQSGDNELLKAMARGYTHEKYRRIIDTIRRYMPDASISADAIVGFPGETEAQFENTLKLVEDIGFDMLNTAAYSPRPGTPAALWDNQLSEEIKSDRLQRLNHLGNLKVAERSQRYFGRIEEVLVEDQNPKDQTQVMGRTGGNRLTFFSGDIKELKGQLVKVKITEVRPFSLTGEPVEVRQALSI comes from the coding sequence ATGACCACTTCTAAACGCCACTACCACATCACTACCTTCGGTTGTCAGATGAATAAAGCTGACTCAGAACGCATGGCTGGCGTTTTGGAAGACATGGGCTTTGAATGGTCAGAAGATCCGAATAATGCAGATGTGATTCTCTACAATACTTGCACAATTCGGGATAATGCCGAGCAAAAGGTATATTCTTACCTTGGCAGACAAGCGAAGCGTAAACATGAGCAGCCAGATTTAACCCTTATCGTTGCAGGTTGTGTTGCCCAGCAAGAAGGTGAAGCGCTATTGCGGCGAGTCCCAGAATTAGACTTGGTAATGGGGCCACAACACGCCAACCGCCTCAAAGATTTGCTGGAGTCGGTGTTTGAGGGCAACCAAGTTGTTGCAACCGAGTCAGTTCATATTATTGAAGATATCACCCAGCCGCGACGGGATAGTAAAGTCACAGCTTGGGTAAATGTAATTTACGGCTGTAACGAACGCTGCACCTATTGCGTAGTTCCCAATGTGCGCGGTGTCGAACAATCGCGCATCCCGTCAGCTATCCGGGCTGAAATGGAAGAATTAGGACGGCAAGGTTACAAAGAAATTACTTTACTCGGTCAAAATATTGACGCTTACGGCAGAGACTTGCCAGGAACAACAGCAGAAGGACGGCATCTGCACAACTTCACAGATTTACTTTATTACGTCCATGATGTACCGGGAATTGAAAGGTTAAGATTTGCTACTAGTCATCCCCGTTATTTTACTGAAAGATTAATTAAGGCTTGTGCCGAGTTGCCCAAAGTCTGCAAACACTTCCACATTCCCTTTCAATCTGGGGATAATGAACTTTTAAAGGCGATGGCGCGGGGTTATACCCATGAGAAATATCGCCGGATTATCGATACCATTCGGCGGTATATGCCAGATGCTTCCATTAGTGCTGATGCGATTGTTGGTTTTCCTGGAGAAACAGAAGCACAGTTTGAAAATACCCTAAAACTGGTGGAAGATATTGGCTTTGATATGTTGAATACAGCAGCATATTCGCCGCGTCCAGGGACACCAGCCGCTTTGTGGGACAATCAGCTAAGTGAAGAAATTAAAAGCGATCGCCTCCAACGCCTGAATCATTTAGGAAACTTAAAAGTAGCCGAGCGATCGCAACGTTACTTTGGACGCATCGAAGAAGTTTTAGTAGAAGACCAAAATCCCAAAGATCAAACTCAGGTGATGGGACGCACTGGCGGTAATCGTTTGACATTCTTCAGTGGCGACATCAAAGAATTGAAAGGACAGTTAGTAAAGGTAAAAATTACCGAAGTTCGCCCCTTTAGCTTGACAGGTGAACCAGTTGAAGTTAGGCAAGCTTTATCTATCTGA
- a CDS encoding Uma2 family endonuclease, whose protein sequence is MNAITLNIPNLGIEGFYELCQANQNLQLERTATGEVIIMPPTYPWTGKKNSGLNAQLWNWNDRTNLGIVFDSSSGFTLPNGAVYSPDASWVSNEKWEALTQIQQEEEFSPLAPDFVVELRSSSDSLKKLREKMQEYINNGVRLGWLLDPKNKTVEIFRLEKEVEILKSPTTVFGEDVLPGFELNLNKIW, encoded by the coding sequence ATGAACGCCATCACTTTGAATATTCCCAATCTGGGTATCGAGGGGTTTTATGAACTTTGTCAAGCTAATCAAAATTTGCAGTTAGAACGTACTGCAACCGGAGAAGTTATAATTATGCCTCCAACGTATCCGTGGACAGGTAAGAAAAACTCTGGTTTGAATGCTCAACTATGGAACTGGAACGATCGCACAAATTTAGGTATTGTATTTGATTCCTCCAGTGGTTTTACTTTACCTAATGGTGCGGTATACTCACCCGATGCTTCTTGGGTAAGTAACGAAAAATGGGAGGCTTTAACTCAGATTCAACAAGAAGAAGAATTTTCTCCTCTCGCACCTGATTTTGTGGTGGAATTGCGTTCTAGTAGTGATTCTCTGAAAAAACTCAGAGAAAAGATGCAAGAGTATATTAACAATGGCGTTCGTTTAGGTTGGTTACTTGATCCGAAGAATAAAACAGTAGAAATTTTTCGTTTAGAGAAAGAGGTAGAAATATTAAAATCTCCTACAACTGTATTTGGTGAAGATGTTTTACCTGGGTTTGAATTGAATTTAAATAAAATATGGTAA
- a CDS encoding transposase, with the protein MTKPKFQGRYRVESTRLPNRNYAANGSYFVTICTSDRLHFFGDVITGNMQLSTIGEIAQQFWAEIPNHFAYTYTDIYVVMPNHVHGIIVIDRPTNVETHHGASLALADDEFNKFSPLKRNSLQAIINAYKSSVTRWCRKNGYEDFAWQPRFYDHIIRADGSLDRIREYIINNPIKWDKDKNNHTNLWM; encoded by the coding sequence ATGACTAAACCAAAATTTCAGGGCAGATATCGAGTAGAGTCCACACGTTTACCAAATCGGAATTATGCTGCTAACGGTTCTTATTTCGTGACAATTTGTACAAGCGATCGCTTGCATTTTTTTGGAGATGTGATTACAGGGAATATGCAATTATCAACGATTGGAGAAATAGCCCAACAATTCTGGGCAGAAATTCCAAATCATTTTGCCTACACCTACACAGATATTTATGTCGTCATGCCCAATCACGTACATGGCATTATTGTGATCGACCGTCCCACAAATGTAGAGACGCACCATGGTGCGTCTTTAGCTTTAGCCGATGATGAATTTAACAAATTTTCTCCGTTAAAACGGAATTCATTACAAGCAATTATCAATGCCTATAAATCTTCTGTCACCCGTTGGTGCAGAAAAAATGGTTATGAAGATTTTGCTTGGCAGCCTCGATTTTATGACCATATCATTCGCGCCGATGGTTCTTTAGACCGAATTCGAGAATACATCATTAATAATCCCATCAAATGGGACAAAGACAAAAATAACCATACAAATTTATGGATGTGA
- a CDS encoding TonB-dependent receptor, producing the protein MKPRLHYVNTFNLKLMGAMPVVALSLILYPAIVKAEPVNENLFFSDSPSQVDKGVEDPNFSLDLETSLPFLSPCRGEALNSPHLLGSSLELSSTSSAPTTGTSIPDTQPSETEIQPFQPATSVGLPRGLRKIAGIKNDGRKDTETQLQASPRQIQPFQPATTVGLPRGLSKIAGVENGQGVNENLPVSPTPAISTAIKILTPTAEGVVDVPATTVIVQFPVGSQVELRVNGVLVDSSLVGRTESDATTNLVTQTWYGVSLKEGKNTISAQVVGGEESPVTVQVAVRGAPQQLTLETVESRIPADGRSTATIRGQLIDAGGNRSNRDAVVTLIATAGEFVGKDFKPDEAGFQVEAKAGQFTGILRSQLKSETVRIRAIANDLEAFTQLQFETALRPSLVTGVIDLRLGARGTNYYGSFRDFLPPDKDNGTQLDFHSAVFATGAIGEWLFTGAYNSSRSLNEDCNCDNRLFRTYQSSEQNYPVYGDSSKVDVVAPSIDSVYLRLERSTGIPGSSPDYAMWGDYNTEEFARRSQQFTSITRQLHGFKANYNLGNLQITGLYANHLEGFQRDTIAPDGTSGYYFLSRRILQPGSENVFIELEELNRPGTVLERKQLNRGPDYEIDYDRGTLLFREPILRTDIDQTGQVLVRRIVVSYQYDSEDSDSNIYAGRLQYNLSRKLNQESWIGATYVQENQGVRDFQLYGADALISLGNQGNLIAEYAHSTNDSDVMGKVSGEAFRLEAEGQITNGIQGRAYYRFADTGFANNATISFVPGQTRYGAQVTAKLASTTNVRVQYDHEDNFGIAPQPLDTFEELFTPRSEATPGSKVDNSLTTISAGIQQRLGKATIDVDWIHRHREDRIPDSALSSTSDQLRSRFSVPIAKNLTFQAQNELSLSSQKDTVYPDRTIFGLNWAAIPGVNISLAQQFYTSGQYSGNSITSLSVNGEHKLGSDTTLTGRYSILGGANEMTTQGAIGLNNRWTIASGLRLNLAYEHVFGNFFGRTGAGQQYAQPFAVGQSASAIGFDGGDSYSVGLEYSDNPQFQASARYEHRSSSSGSNTVITAGATGKISQSLTALVRYQQAGSSNQKLSGLGDTANLKLGLAYRDPNSDKFNALLRYEYRQNPATIPDTILLGSGTGSQDHTFALEAIYAPNWQWEFYGKYALRNSTSYIASDLAGTSTVNLAQLRATYRLGYSWDLVGEARVISQPNYSETGFVVETGYYLTPNLRLSAGYVFGKVDDRDFSGTRSAGGAYLGFTVKLNELFDGFGQQKPVSRQ; encoded by the coding sequence ATGAAACCTAGACTGCACTATGTAAATACATTTAACTTGAAGTTGATGGGGGCGATGCCGGTAGTAGCTCTCAGCCTTATTTTGTATCCTGCAATAGTCAAAGCAGAACCCGTCAATGAAAATCTCTTTTTTTCTGATTCCCCTTCGCAAGTAGATAAGGGTGTTGAAGATCCTAACTTTTCACTGGATCTGGAAACCTCACTTCCATTCCTCTCCCCTTGTAGGGGAGAGGCTTTGAATTCTCCCCATCTTTTGGGAAGTTCGTTAGAACTTTCCTCAACTTCTTCAGCACCAACTACTGGTACTTCAATTCCAGATACCCAGCCAAGTGAAACAGAAATACAACCATTTCAACCAGCAACCTCCGTAGGTTTACCCAGAGGCTTACGCAAAATAGCCGGAATCAAGAACGACGGACGCAAAGACACCGAAACACAGTTGCAAGCTTCTCCAAGGCAAATACAACCATTTCAACCAGCAACTACCGTAGGTTTACCTAGAGGCTTAAGTAAAATAGCAGGAGTAGAGAACGGGCAAGGGGTGAATGAAAATCTTCCCGTGTCCCCCACTCCCGCCATTTCCACAGCAATTAAAATTTTGACTCCGACGGCTGAGGGCGTTGTAGATGTACCAGCTACCACAGTTATTGTGCAATTTCCCGTTGGCAGCCAGGTGGAATTGCGGGTAAATGGCGTGTTGGTAGATTCTTCCTTGGTGGGACGGACAGAAAGTGATGCTACCACCAACTTAGTAACGCAGACATGGTATGGTGTCTCGTTAAAAGAAGGTAAAAATACCATCTCTGCACAAGTAGTTGGAGGAGAAGAATCCCCTGTAACCGTGCAAGTTGCAGTCAGGGGAGCGCCACAGCAACTAACTTTAGAAACTGTTGAGTCTCGTATCCCGGCAGATGGACGTTCCACAGCGACAATTCGGGGTCAACTCATCGATGCAGGTGGCAATCGCTCTAATCGTGATGCTGTGGTCACTTTGATCGCCACTGCTGGGGAGTTTGTCGGGAAAGACTTCAAACCCGATGAAGCAGGATTTCAAGTGGAGGCGAAAGCGGGGCAATTTACAGGGATTTTACGATCGCAACTCAAGTCCGAAACTGTCCGAATTCGGGCGATCGCTAATGATTTGGAAGCCTTTACTCAACTACAATTTGAAACGGCACTGCGTCCGAGTTTGGTGACAGGGGTAATAGATTTACGTTTGGGCGCTAGAGGTACAAATTATTACGGTAGTTTCCGTGATTTCCTCCCTCCTGACAAAGACAACGGCACGCAATTAGATTTCCACTCAGCAGTATTTGCCACTGGTGCGATCGGGGAATGGTTATTTACAGGTGCATATAACAGTTCTCGTAGCCTCAATGAAGATTGCAACTGCGATAATCGTCTGTTTAGAACTTACCAATCCAGTGAGCAAAATTATCCTGTCTATGGTGATAGCTCGAAAGTTGATGTCGTCGCTCCTTCCATTGACAGTGTATATCTGCGTTTGGAGCGCTCAACTGGTATCCCCGGATCTTCCCCTGATTATGCCATGTGGGGGGACTACAACACAGAAGAATTTGCGCGGCGATCGCAGCAATTTACTTCTATTACCCGTCAACTTCACGGTTTTAAGGCTAACTACAATTTAGGGAACCTACAAATTACAGGTTTGTATGCCAACCATTTAGAAGGGTTTCAACGGGATACCATTGCTCCTGATGGCACTAGTGGTTATTATTTCCTCTCTCGCAGAATACTACAACCAGGTAGCGAAAATGTTTTTATCGAGTTAGAAGAACTCAATCGTCCTGGGACTGTATTAGAACGCAAACAGCTTAACCGAGGCCCAGACTACGAAATTGACTACGATCGCGGCACATTATTATTCCGTGAACCCATTCTCCGCACTGATATTGATCAAACCGGACAAGTATTGGTACGCCGGATTGTTGTTAGCTATCAATACGACAGCGAAGATTCTGATAGCAATATCTATGCTGGTCGTTTGCAATATAACCTTTCCCGCAAGCTGAACCAGGAAAGCTGGATCGGAGCAACTTACGTCCAAGAAAATCAGGGTGTGCGTGACTTTCAACTCTACGGTGCAGATGCGCTGATTTCTTTGGGTAATCAGGGTAACTTAATTGCAGAATATGCCCATTCCACTAATGATTCTGATGTCATGGGAAAGGTTAGCGGTGAAGCGTTCCGCCTGGAAGCTGAGGGACAGATTACTAATGGAATTCAAGGTCGTGCCTATTATCGCTTTGCTGATACGGGTTTTGCCAATAATGCTACTATCAGCTTTGTCCCAGGACAAACTCGTTATGGAGCGCAGGTTACAGCTAAACTGGCCTCAACCACTAATGTCAGAGTGCAATATGACCACGAAGACAATTTTGGCATTGCTCCCCAACCGCTAGATACCTTTGAAGAACTATTTACACCGCGTTCTGAAGCGACACCTGGGAGCAAAGTTGATAATTCGCTGACGACGATTTCCGCCGGGATTCAACAACGTCTGGGTAAAGCTACTATTGATGTGGATTGGATTCATCGTCATCGAGAAGACCGCATCCCCGACAGCGCCCTAAGTAGTACTTCTGATCAACTGCGATCGCGTTTTTCGGTTCCCATTGCGAAGAACCTGACTTTTCAGGCGCAAAATGAACTAAGTTTATCTTCTCAAAAAGATACTGTTTACCCAGACCGTACTATTTTCGGGTTAAATTGGGCAGCAATTCCTGGTGTAAATATCAGTCTGGCCCAACAGTTTTACACTAGCGGTCAATATTCGGGTAATTCCATCACCAGTTTGAGTGTCAACGGTGAACATAAACTCGGATCAGATACTACTTTGACCGGTCGTTACTCAATTTTGGGTGGTGCGAATGAAATGACTACTCAAGGAGCGATCGGTCTAAATAATCGTTGGACTATTGCTTCGGGATTGCGGCTGAACTTAGCTTACGAACACGTATTTGGCAACTTCTTCGGACGGACTGGAGCAGGCCAACAATATGCCCAACCCTTCGCTGTTGGTCAATCAGCATCTGCGATCGGCTTTGATGGTGGCGATAGCTACAGTGTGGGGCTAGAATACTCTGATAATCCACAGTTTCAAGCTAGCGCCCGTTATGAACATCGTTCTTCTTCTAGTGGTAGCAATACAGTAATTACCGCAGGTGCTACGGGTAAAATTTCTCAGTCTCTCACAGCTTTGGTACGTTATCAACAAGCTGGTTCTTCCAATCAAAAGCTTTCAGGATTGGGAGATACTGCTAACTTGAAGCTAGGTTTAGCTTACCGCGACCCCAATAGCGATAAATTTAATGCCTTATTGCGTTATGAATATCGCCAAAATCCAGCAACCATCCCTGACACCATCCTGTTAGGAAGTGGTACGGGTTCCCAAGACCATACTTTTGCTTTAGAAGCTATTTACGCTCCTAACTGGCAATGGGAATTCTACGGTAAGTATGCTTTGCGTAACAGTACTTCTTACATAGCCAGTGATTTAGCTGGTACTAGCACAGTAAATCTGGCGCAATTACGCGCTACCTATCGTTTGGGATATAGCTGGGATTTGGTGGGTGAGGCTCGTGTAATTAGTCAGCCTAACTACAGCGAAACAGGGTTTGTGGTGGAAACAGGTTATTACCTCACGCCTAACCTGCGCCTTTCGGCTGGATATGTGTTTGGAAAAGTTGACGATCGGGATTTTTCTGGCACACGTTCTGCAGGAGGCGCGTATTTAGGCTTTACGGTTAAACTCAACGAATTGTTTGACGGGTTTGGACAACAAAAACCTGTTTCACGCCAATGA
- a CDS encoding DUF11 domain-containing protein: MSRSQNQNQITSSSSWYQRLTATVLLASVLHTTIPLPAIAQQTKNLIASVPLTNQATYTYTDSTSNYKYQGSSSQLNVSPNPLVDPLGRILGCAGQLLPDYTGFSVGVYEPNPSDPTGTELASLVPLTRTELPDIPNNKVSGGKSPNIENSNPYFITNNPAGVYNFLLDPNKGQTNPGRSYIFVVNPPANSIFKQRRIKIEIIASTGTEGNNLVRYVATSLDGQPISIVGETRVEDTVVLVNNAETQALKLFAFDFSTNLCQPNQMQIIKTGDRATAEPGDTVIYRLSVKNLADAGLNNLVVTDNLPLGFQFLPKSVRGELDGQAIAITSERNGNTVTFRTDVIIRTEKVLNIAYAAQLTVDALRGTGRNSAIANARRSDNGFSTKDGPATHQLKIRPGIVSDCGTIIGRVFVDKNFDGEQQRGEPGVPNAVIFLEDGNRITTDPNGLFSLANALPGNHTGVLDLSSVPGYTLAPNNKFRERNSQSRLVRLEPGGLVRMNFAVTPAFQEPVKK; encoded by the coding sequence GTGAGCCGTTCTCAAAACCAAAACCAAATTACTTCTAGCAGTAGCTGGTATCAAAGGTTAACGGCTACTGTTCTTCTGGCAAGTGTTTTGCATACTACTATACCTCTACCAGCGATCGCGCAACAGACTAAGAATCTGATTGCGTCTGTGCCATTAACAAATCAAGCTACTTATACTTATACAGATTCTACTAGTAATTATAAATATCAAGGAAGTTCTAGTCAGCTTAATGTCAGTCCTAACCCATTAGTTGACCCATTAGGGCGGATTTTAGGTTGCGCTGGACAACTTTTACCTGACTATACAGGTTTTTCAGTTGGAGTATACGAACCTAATCCCAGCGATCCAACAGGGACAGAATTGGCAAGCTTAGTGCCTCTAACTCGAACAGAGTTGCCTGATATTCCTAATAACAAGGTTTCCGGTGGCAAATCGCCAAATATCGAGAATAGTAATCCCTATTTTATTACCAATAACCCTGCGGGTGTTTACAATTTCCTCCTTGATCCTAACAAGGGTCAAACTAATCCAGGTAGAAGCTACATTTTTGTAGTCAATCCACCAGCAAATTCTATCTTTAAACAACGACGCATCAAGATTGAAATCATTGCTAGCACTGGCACTGAAGGTAATAATCTCGTGCGTTATGTCGCTACTTCTTTAGATGGTCAGCCAATTAGTATTGTAGGCGAGACAAGGGTTGAGGATACGGTTGTTTTAGTTAACAATGCTGAAACCCAAGCACTGAAGTTATTTGCCTTTGATTTCAGTACAAATTTGTGTCAACCCAATCAGATGCAGATTATCAAAACGGGCGATCGCGCTACTGCTGAACCTGGAGATACAGTAATCTACCGCCTCTCAGTAAAGAATCTCGCTGATGCTGGTTTAAATAATTTAGTTGTCACCGACAACTTACCTTTAGGATTCCAGTTCTTGCCTAAATCTGTGCGGGGAGAATTGGATGGTCAAGCGATCGCTATCACCTCAGAACGCAATGGAAACACGGTAACATTCCGCACGGATGTAATAATTCGTACAGAGAAAGTCTTGAATATTGCCTACGCGGCTCAATTAACAGTCGATGCTTTGCGCGGGACAGGTCGTAATAGTGCGATCGCTAATGCCCGACGATCTGACAACGGTTTTAGCACTAAGGATGGCCCAGCAACCCACCAGTTAAAAATTCGTCCAGGAATCGTTTCTGATTGTGGCACAATCATCGGTCGCGTGTTTGTTGATAAAAACTTTGATGGTGAACAACAGCGTGGTGAGCCTGGAGTCCCAAATGCGGTGATTTTTCTGGAGGATGGAAACCGCATCACCACAGATCCGAATGGTTTGTTTTCATTAGCCAATGCCTTACCAGGAAACCATACGGGTGTACTAGACCTCAGCAGTGTACCCGGTTATACTCTGGCTCCTAATAACAAATTCCGCGAACGGAATAGCCAATCTCGTCTAGTGCGTTTAGAGCCTGGTGGCTTGGTACGCATGAATTTCGCAGTTACCCCCGCCTTTCAGGAGCCAGTCAAGAAATGA